One part of the Augochlora pura isolate Apur16 chromosome 3, APUR_v2.2.1, whole genome shotgun sequence genome encodes these proteins:
- the Cpsf1 gene encoding cleavage and polyadenylation specificity factor subunit 1: MYSICKSNHPATGVEHAITCYFFNRLEKCLVVAGANIIRVFRLIPDVDITKREKYTESRPPKMKLECLAQYTLHGNVMSMQAVALVGSQRDSLLLSFRDAKLSVVEYDQDIHDLRTVSLHYFEEEEIRDGWTNHHHIPIVRVDPEGRCAVMLIYGRKLVVLPFKKDPSLDDGDLLDNTKALSSKTPILSSYMIVLKSLEEKMDNIIDLQFLHGYYEPTLLILYEPVRTFSGRIAVRQDTCAMVAISLNIQQRVHPIIWSVSNLPFDCYQAVPVKKPLGGTLIMAVNSLIYLNQSIPPYGVSLNSLAETSTNFPLKPQEGVKISLEGSQVAFISSDRLVISLKSGELYVLSLFADSMRSVRGFHFDKAAASVLTSCVCMCEDNYLFLGSRLGNSLLLRFIEKESENLQNIYESEIIIEDNETEETPAKKVKQDFIGDWMASDVLDIKDPEELEVYGSETHTSIQITSYIFEVCDSLLNIGPCGNISMGEPAFLSEEFSHSQDPDVELVTTSGYGKNGALCVLQRSIRPQVVTTFELPGCEDMWTVIGMLNNDEQVRPEAEGSHAFLILSQEDSTMILQTGQEINEVDQSGFSTQGSTVFAGNLGANRYIVQVTQMGVRLLQGIEQIQHMPIDLGCPIVHASCADPYVTLLSEDGQVMLLTLREGRGTAKLHAQAANLLFRPQIEALCAYRDVSGIFTTQLPENVEDEVPEEEHNIEEPPIVGNIDNEDDLLYGDAPAFQMPVPTHTKVTDGSSKKAPWWQKHLQEIKPTYWLLVYRDSGTLEIYSLPDLRLSYLIRNFGYGQYVLHDSMESTTLQTAPINEIPNPEMQVREILMVALGHHGNRPMLLVRLDSELQVYQAYRYPKGHLKLRFKKLDHGILSGHIRPAPKDEEMPMMNETRHCMMRYFSNIAGYNGVFICSEYPHWIFLTGRGELRNHPMGIDGPITSFAPFNNVNCPQGFLYFNRKEELRICVLPTHLSYDAPWPVRKVPLRCTPHFVTYHLESKTYCVITSIAEPLKSYYRFNGEDKEFTEEDRSDRFIYPSQEQFSIVLFSPVSWETIPNTKIELDQWEHVTCLKNVSLAYEGTRSGLKGYIVLGTNYNYGEDITSRGRILIFDIIEVVPEPGQPLTKNRFKQIYAKEQKGPITAITQVSGFLVSAVGQKIYIWQLKDNDLVGVAFIDTQIYIHQMLSIKSLILIADVYKSISLLRFQEEYRTLSLVSRDFRPAEVYTIEYLIDNNNLGFVVADGESNVALFMYQPESRESLGGQKLIRKADFHLGQKVNTFFRIKCRVADLANDKKQFSGAEKRHVTMYASLDGSLGYILPVPEKTYRRLLMLQNVLVSHICHIAGLNPKAYRTYKSFIRTQGNPARGIIDGDLVWRYLFLPNNEKIDVAKKIGTRVQEIIEDLTEIDRQTAHF; encoded by the exons aTGTATTCGATATGTAAAAGCAATCATCCCGCTACGGGAGTAGAACATGCGATAACTTGTTATTTTTTCAATCGTCTGGAAAAATGTCTCGTGGTAGCCGGCGCGAATATCATCAGAGTATTTCGCTTAATACCAGATGTTGATATAACTAAAAGGGAAAAATACACAG AATCACGTCCtccaaaaatgaaattagaatgTTTAGCACAATATACATTACATGGAAATGTAATGTCAATGCAAGCTGTTGCTCTTGTTGGATCTCAAAGGGATTCTCTTTTACTAAGTTTTCGTGATGCAAAATTGTCTGTTGTAGAATATGATCAAGATATACATGATTTGAGAACAGTAtctttacattattttgaagaagaagaaatacga gaTGGATGGACGAATCATCATCATATTCCCATTGTTAGAGTAGATCCTGAAGGTAGATGTGctgtaatgttaatatatgGCAGAAAATTGGTTGTATtaccatttaaaaaagatcCAAGTCTCGATGATGGagatttattagataataCAAAAGCCTTATCTAGTAAAACTCCTATATTATCATCATACATGATTGTATTAAAAAGTCTAGAGGAAAAAATGGATAACATAatagatttacaatttttacacggTTATTATGAACctacgttattaatattatatgaaccAGTAAGGACATTCTCAGG GCGTATCGCAGTGAGACAAGATACTTGCGCTATGGTTgcaatatcattaaatattcaacaaagAGTACATCCCATAATATGGTCTGTATCGAATTTGCCATTTGATTGTTATCAAGCAGTGCCAGTAAAAAAACCACTTGGTGGAACATTGATTATGGCTGTCAATTctctcatttatttaaatcagaGTATACCACCTTATGGAGTATCTTTGAACAGCCTAGCAGAAACTAGTACAAATTTTCCATTAA aaccACAAGAAGGGGTAAAAATAAGCTTGGAAGGTTCTCAAGttgcttttatttcttcagacCGATtagtaatttcattgaaaagtggagaattatatgtattgtctttatttgcTGATAGTATGCGTTCTGTAAGAGGTTTTCATTTTGACAAAGCTGCAGCAAGTGTTTTAACTTCGTGT gTATGCATGTGTGAAGATAATTATCTGTTTCTGGGATCGCGTTTGGGTAATTCACTTCTACTAAGGTTTATTGAGAAGGAGTCAgaaaatctacaaaatatatacgaaagtgaaataattattgaagacAATGAAACAGAAGAAACACCAGCAAAGAAGGTGAAACAAGATTTTATAGGTGATTGGATGGCATCTGATGTTTTAGATATAAAAGATCCAGAAGAGTTAGAGGTATATGGAAGCGAAACACATACTTCCATTCAAATCACATCATACATATTTGAG GTATGTgatagtttattaaatattggacCGTGTGGCAATATATCTATGGGTGAACCAGCTTTTTTATCAGAAGAATTTTCACACAGTCAAGATCCCGATGTTGAACTTGTGACAACTTCTGGCTATGGCAAAAATGGTGCTCTGTGTGTACTTCAACGTTCTATTCGACCTCAG gtAGTAACTACGTTTGAATTACCAGGGTGTGAAGATATGTGGACCGTCATTGGTATGTTAAATAATGATGAACAAGTAAGACCTGAAGCAGAAGGTTCACATGCCTTCTTGATTTTAAGTCAAGAAGACTCAACAatg ATATTACAAACCGgtcaagaaattaatgaagttGATCAAAGTGGATTCAGTACGCAAGGAAGTACAGTATTTGCTGGAAATCTTGGTGCGAATAGATATATAGTTCAAGTTACTCAAATGGGGGTACGACTTTTACAAGGAATTGAACAG ATCCAACACATGCCTATAGATCTTGGGTGTCCAATTGTACATGCAAGTTGTGCAGATCCTTACGTAACGTTACTGTCTGAAGATGGACAAGTTATGTTATTGACACTCAGAGAAGGGCGAGGAACTGCGAAATTACACGCTCAAGCAGCTAATCTTCTATTt CGTCCCCAAATAGAAGCACTATGTGCTTATAGAGATGTTAGCGGAATATTCACAACGCAATTACCTGAAAATGTTGAAGACGAAGTACCTGAAGAGGAGCATAATATAGAAGAACCACCCATAGTTGGTAATATTGACAATGAAGATGATTTACTTTATGGTGATGCACCAGCTTTTCAAATGCCTGTACCAACCCATACTAAAGTAACTGACGGATCATCAAAAAAAGCTCCTTG gTGGCAGAAGcatttacaagaaataaaaccAACATACTGGTTATTAGTATATAGAGACAGTGGAACACTAGAGATTTATTCTCTTCCTGATTTACGGTTGTCCTATCTCATTCGTAATTTTGGATATGGACAATATGTATTGCACGACAGTATGGAGTCTACAACGCTACAAACAGCTCCTATTAATGAAATCCCTAACCCTGAAATGCAG gTCCGAGAAATTTTAATGGTAGCATTGGGTCATCATGGAAACAGACCTATGCTCTTAGTAAGACTAGACTCGGAACTTCAAGTGTATCAAGCATATAGGTATCCAAAGGGACACTTGAaattaagatttaaaaaactgGATCATGGTATATTATCAGGGCACATAAG GCCAGCACCAAAAGATGAAGAAATGCCTATGATGAATGAGACTCGACATTGTATGATGCGTTATTTCAGTAATATTGCTGGGTATAACGGTGTATTTATTTGTAGCGAATATCCACACTGGATATTTCTCACAGGACGTGGCGAACTGCGTAATCATCCAATGGGTATCGATGGTCCTATTACCTCATTCGCACCGTTCAATAATGTGAACTGTCCGCAaggttttctttatttcaatagaaag GAAGAGCTAAGGATATGTGTGTTGCCAACTCATTTATCATATGACGCTCCATGGCCAGTTCGAAAAGTACCATTGCGATGCACACCACATTTTGTCACATACCATCTTGAGAGTAAAACTTACTGCGTTATAACGAGTATAGCTGAACCATTAAAAAGCTATTATAGATTTAATGGCGAAGATAAG GAATTTACTGAAGAAGATAGATCAGATAGATTTATTTACCCGTCAcaagaacaattttcaatagtattattttcGCCTGTTTCGTGGGAAACTATACCTAATACTAAAATTGAATTAGATCAATGGGAACACGTCACTTGCCTGAAGAATGTTTCTTTAGCGTATGAAGGCACTCGTTCTGGCTTAAAAGGTTACATAGTATTGggaacaaattataattatggtgAAGATATTACGAGCAGAGGAAGG ATACTCATATTTGATATAATCGAAGTTGTTCCCGAACCTGGTCAACCATTGAcaaaaaatcgatttaaacaAATCTATGCAAAAGAACAAAAAGGGCCAATAACTGCTATCACTCAAGTCTCAGGGTTTCTAGTGTCAGCAGTCggacaaaaaatatatatctggCAGCTAAAAGACAATGACCTCGTTGGAGTTGCATTTATAGATACACAAATTTACATTCATCAAATGTTAAGCATAAAAAGTCTAATTTTAATAGCCGATGTATATAAGTCAATTAGTTTATTAAGATTTCAAGAAGAATATAGAACATTGTCTCTTGTTAGTAGA gACTTCAGGCCAGCAGAAGTGTACaccattgaatatttaattgataacAATAACTTGGGTTTTGTTGTGGCTGATGGTGAAAGCAATGTAGCTTTATTCATGTATCAGCCAGAATCAAGAGAAAGCTTGGGTGGCCAAAAATTGATTAGGAAAGCTGATTTTCACTTAGGTCAAAAAGTAAATACATTCTTTCGAATCAAATGCAGAGTTGCTGATCTTGCAAATGACAAGAAACAGTTTTCTGGTGCAGAGAAAAGACATGTTACTATGTATG CATCTCTTGATGGAAGTCTTGGATATATTTTACCTGTGCCAGAGAAGACGTATCGAAGATTACTTATGTTACAAAATGTTTTGGTATCGCATATTTGCCATATTGCTGGTTTAAACCCGAAAGCGTACcg tACTTACAAAAGTTTTATACGGACTCAAGGAAATCCTGCAAGGGGTATTATTGATGGAGATTTAGTTTGGCGTTATCTCTTCTTACCcaacaatgaaaaaatagaTGTAGCAAAAAAGATAGGCACACGCGTAcaagaaataatcgaagatCTTACAGAAATAGATCGGCAAACGGCACATTTTTAA
- the Atpsynb gene encoding ATP synthase subunit b, mitochondrial: MLSRLAFQNARALSVAVRGIQTSAPALCDIPRQTRPINPSPVRFGFIPEEWFTFFHSKTGISGPYVFIGTVGTYLLSKEIYILEHEFYNSLSLFMILIYGAKKFGPGIGAYLDKQSEEYINSFKTSRQQELDALENGIKSIKQKLLSLTAAPLLNDAKRQNIAMQLEAIYRERMMELYTQVKNRLEYNAQINSVERRLAQKHMVQWIISNVMKSITPEQEKANLQQCIKSLETLAARA; the protein is encoded by the exons ATGTTGTCACGTTTAGCTTTTCAAAATG cTCGAGCACTTTCTGTGGCTGTTCGAGGCATTCAAACTTCAGCACCAGCATTATGTGACATACCACGTCAAACACGTCCTATAAATCCATCGCCAGTTAGATTTGGATTTATACCAGAAGAATGGTTTACATTCTTCCATAGTAAAACTGGTATATCAG gtcCATATGTATTCATCGGTACTGTTGGAACATATTTGTTGTCCAAGGAGATATATATCCTGGAACACGAATTTTACAATTCACTTTCTCTATTTATGATCCTCATTTATGGTGCTAAAAAATTTGGCCCTGGAATAGGTGCATATTTAGACAAACAAAgtgaagaatatattaattcgttCAAGACATCTAGACAACAGGAACTTGATGCTCTTGAAAATGGcattaaatcgattaaacaaaaactaCTATCGCTAACTGCTGCACCTTTGCTAAATGATGCTAAAAGACAGAATATTGCAATGCAGTTGGAAGCTATTTATAGGGAACGAATGATGGAACTTTATACACag gtTAAGAATCGCCTGGAATACAACGCTCAGATAAATAGTGTGGAACGCAGGCTTGCTCAGAAACATATGGTACAGTGGATTATTAGCAATGTAATGAAGTCTATTACACCAGAACAAGAAAAAGCTAATTTACAGCAATGTATCAAGAGTCTTGAAACTCTAGCTGCAAGAGCATAA
- the LOC144468088 gene encoding sorting nexin-24 isoform X1, whose protein sequence is MYQVFISGYRLAEVSHGKPYYVYCIKVLETKCGARYFVERRYSEFSALHRTLKKENAEVASFPPKRVRNCQPKVLEQRRAALELYTQKMLRLSATKQQVLNFLGIESRTANASYKSTYKDANDTQYNHPNSLGHHPVLSFHCDPYTQSNSSSSLPDIVINGVLLGMYKL, encoded by the exons ATGTACCAAGTTTTCATCAGCGGATACCGTCTGGCTGAAGTGTCACACGGCAAGCCCtattatgtttattgtatCAAAGTATTGGAGACGAAATGTGGTGCTCGATATTTTGTCGAGAGACGGTACAGTGAATTCAGCGCGCTACATCGCACG CTGAAAAAAGAGAATGCGGAAGTCGCTTCGTTTCCGCCGAAGAGGGTAAGAAATTGCCAGCCAAAGGTACTCGAGCAAAGGCGAGCTGCTTTGGAGCTGTACACTCAAAAAATGTTGCGTCTTTCAGCGACGAAGCAACAGGTCCTCAATTTTCTCGGTATAGAGAGTCGGACTGCCAACGCGTCATACAAGAG CACGTACAAGGATGCGAACGATACTCAGTACAATCATCCGAATTCACTTGGCCATCATCCAGTATTAAGTTTTCATTGTGATCCATATACGCAATCAAACTCATCGTCTAGTCTTCCAGATATTGTAATTAACGGTGTTCTCCTGGGTATGTACAAGTTGTGA
- the LOC144479089 gene encoding dynein regulatory complex protein 8 — MESSSRQESIVSVAGDRTRTSRRSTRPRLSVVEQTLLEKRLYEAFNVFDTSKTGEIDVRDLGTIIRALGCVITEAELQEIQVEVEDVENNSVSVNRFVEYMNKAITERKFKPGEPEDLLKAFQLLDPENRGYIMRDVLEKAIMEIGEPFSEQEIADMMIIACDPETKRINYEHYINLLIVE, encoded by the exons atggaaTCATCATCGAGGCAAGAATCTATTGTATCAGTAGCCGGTGATCGAACCCGAACTTCGAGACGGTCGACAAGACCACGTC TGTCCGTAGTGGAACAaacattattagaaaaaagaCTGTATGAAGCATTTAATGTGTTTGATACATCAAAAACTGGTGAAATAGATGTCAGAGATTTAGGAACCATTATTAGAGCATTGGGATGTGTTATCACTGAAGCCGAATTACAAGAGATACAAGTTGAAGTAGAAGATgtggaaaataattctgtcTCAGTAAACAGATTTGTAGAGTACATGAACAAAGCTATTACCGAGCGCAA gTTTAAACCAGGTGAACCGGAGGACTTGTTAAAAGCATTTCAATTGTTAGATCCTGAAAATCGTGGCTACATAATGCGTGACGTATTAGAAAAAGCTATAATGGAAATTGGCGAACCATTTTCTGAACAGGAAATAGCTGATATGATGATTATTGCATGTGATccagaaacaaaaagaattaactatgaacattatattaatttattaatt gtggaataa
- the LOC144479088 gene encoding delta(3,5)-Delta(2,4)-dienoyl-CoA isomerase, mitochondrial, translating into MFLHILERHLVKKVKSGVQHCYKMNYCSRHSFEKFKTLKVSVPQHFIYMVQLNRPKKLNSMNEVMWKEFKTCFNELAVDPECRVIVLSGDDKIFTAGIDLQDMVNFAPKLAEQDDVARKCKIMQLKIRDYQDSFNAIEKCPKPVIAAIHGPCIGAGIDMVSAADIRYCSSAAWFQIKEVDVGMAADVGTLQRFPKIIGSDSLVRELVYTARKFTASEALQYGFVSCLFDTPESLLKGSLELANEIARKSPVAVQGSKLSLVYSRDHSVQEGLDHIALHNQTMLQSEDFANAAMAQAMKSEPPVFSKL; encoded by the exons atgtttttgcaCATACTTGAACGTCATTTAGTAAAGAAGGTAAAATCAG GAGTGcaacattgttataaaatgaattactgTAGCAGACatagttttgaaaaatttaaaacactgAAAGTATCAGTGCCACAGCACTTTATTTATATGGTGCAATTAAATAGACCTAAAAAACTTAATTCCATGAACGAAGTTATGTGGAa AGAATTCAAAACGTGTTTCAATGAGTTAGCAGTAGATCCAGAATGCAGAGTTATTGTACTTTCGGGTGATGATAAAATCTTCACTGCag GAATTGATCTTCAAGATATGGTAAACTTTGCACCAAAACTAGCCGAACAAGATGACGTTGCACGAAAGTGCAAAATAATGCAGCTAAAGATAAGAGACTATCAAGATAGCTTTAACGCGATAGAAAAG TGTCCAAAACCTGTAATTGCTGCTATACATGGCCCATGTATTGGTGCTGGTATAGATATGGTATCAGCAGCTGATATTCGCTACTGCTCGTCAGCTGCATGGTTTCAAATAAAGGAAGTTGATGTGGGTATGGCTGCTGATGTGGGAACATTGCAAAGATTCCCCAAAATTATAGGCTCTGATAGCTTGGTTAGAGAACTTGTATATACTGCAAGAAAGTTCACAGCTTCTGAGGCCTTACAATATGGTTTCGTTAGTTGTTTATTTGACACTCCAGAAAG CTTACTAAAGGGGTCACTGGAACTTGCAAATGAGATAGCAAGAAAAAGTCCAGTTGCAGTGCAAGGTTCCAAGTTAAGTTTAGTTTATTCAAGAGATCACTCTGTTCAAGAGGGATTAGATCATATT gcACTGCATAATCAAACTATGCTTCAAAGTGAGGATTTTGCAAATGCAGCAATGGCACAAGCCATGAAATCAGAACCACCAGTTTTTTCaaaactgtaa
- the LOC144468088 gene encoding sorting nexin-24 isoform X2 produces MYQVFISGYRLAEVSHGKPYYVYCIKVLETKCGARYFVERRYSEFSALHRTLKKENAEVASFPPKRVRNCQPKVLEQRRAALELYTQKMLRLSATKQQVLNFLGIESRTANASYKRFSIVCTPSHTIYEAKFLGSSRYIDGSSGTIELNATLNEPK; encoded by the exons ATGTACCAAGTTTTCATCAGCGGATACCGTCTGGCTGAAGTGTCACACGGCAAGCCCtattatgtttattgtatCAAAGTATTGGAGACGAAATGTGGTGCTCGATATTTTGTCGAGAGACGGTACAGTGAATTCAGCGCGCTACATCGCACG CTGAAAAAAGAGAATGCGGAAGTCGCTTCGTTTCCGCCGAAGAGGGTAAGAAATTGCCAGCCAAAGGTACTCGAGCAAAGGCGAGCTGCTTTGGAGCTGTACACTCAAAAAATGTTGCGTCTTTCAGCGACGAAGCAACAGGTCCTCAATTTTCTCGGTATAGAGAGTCGGACTGCCAACGCGTCATACAAGAG ATTTTCCATTGTATGCACTCCTTCCCACACAATTTACGAAGCGAAGTTCCTAGGCAGTTCAAGATACATCGATGGATCAAGCGGGACAATAGAATTAAATGCAACGTTAAATGAACCTAAGTGA